One Thiocapsa bogorovii DNA segment encodes these proteins:
- a CDS encoding DUF1640 domain-containing protein → MGLALRLYENLTEAPDDATRFRLIVETIDALEQQWPRAGDVALRSDVRESELRIQKEIAELRAEVKRDIAALRAEVQKDIANVHATIERTKVDLLKWIVPLMLGQVAALAALVKLL, encoded by the coding sequence ATGGGACTCGCCCTGAGATTGTACGAGAACCTGACCGAGGCGCCGGACGACGCAACGCGCTTTAGGCTGATCGTCGAGACGATCGATGCCTTGGAGCAACAGTGGCCGCGCGCCGGCGATGTCGCCCTTCGGTCGGATGTCCGCGAGTCCGAGCTGCGGATCCAAAAAGAAATCGCCGAGCTTCGGGCCGAGGTAAAACGGGATATCGCCGCGCTTCGGGCCGAGGTCCAAAAGGATATCGCCAATGTCCATGCCACCATCGAGCGAACAAAGGTCGATCTGCTGAAGTGGATCGTACCCTTGATGCTGGGCCAGGTGGCCGCCCTCGCGGCATTAGTCAAGCTCCTCTGA
- a CDS encoding DUF1415 domain-containing protein has translation MEQMMSESEDAIVRTKKWISEVVIGCRLCPFAAREFNRGAIHYQVGDASDQESCLKAFFSECRRLDTTPSIETTLLILPGAFPDFEAYLDLVALAEGLLEAEGYEGHYQVAGFHPDYRFADAPADDPANYTNRSPYPMLHLLREESIESVLQHYPDPDGIPERNIAFARQKGLEYMKALRDACL, from the coding sequence ATGGAACAGATGATGAGTGAATCCGAGGACGCGATCGTGCGGACCAAAAAATGGATCTCAGAGGTCGTGATCGGGTGTCGTCTATGTCCCTTTGCGGCACGAGAGTTCAATCGCGGCGCGATACATTACCAAGTCGGGGACGCCTCCGATCAGGAATCCTGCTTGAAAGCGTTTTTTTCGGAATGCCGCCGCCTTGATACGACTCCGTCGATTGAAACAACACTGTTGATCCTGCCGGGAGCCTTTCCGGATTTCGAGGCCTATCTGGACTTGGTTGCGCTGGCGGAAGGGCTTCTGGAAGCGGAAGGCTATGAAGGTCATTATCAGGTTGCCGGCTTCCATCCCGATTATCGGTTTGCGGATGCGCCCGCGGATGATCCGGCAAATTATACGAACAGATCCCCGTATCCGATGTTGCATCTGCTCCGCGAAGAGAGCATCGAGAGCGTGCTGCAACACTATCCCGATCCGGATGGCATCCCCGAACGTAATATTGCATTCGCCCGCCAGAAGGGACTTGAATACATGAAGGCGCTGAGGGATGCCTGTCTATAG